In Flavobacterium sp. WV_118_3, one DNA window encodes the following:
- a CDS encoding bestrophin family ion channel — protein sequence MVAYNPKDWITFIFRFHKADTFRQLIPMMITIGLYSAGVGYLEMEYWKLTESSHVKNVTIMHNMLGFVISLLLAYRTNTAYDRWWEGRKLWGGLVNNSRNLSIKLAAMLKDERDRNYFRTMIPGYASILNRHLKNADTGKQLAEDFDLSLDHNKHKPNQVARMLFNKINELYDSKKITGDQLIILNSEIQSFTEICGACERIKNTPIPYSYSAFIKKFIFFYVMTLPFGYVFSLGYYVVPVVVFIFYVLASLELIAEEIEDPFGDDANDLPTAKIASNIKIHVEEIL from the coding sequence ATGGTAGCCTACAATCCTAAAGACTGGATTACATTTATTTTCCGTTTCCACAAAGCGGATACCTTTCGCCAGTTAATTCCTATGATGATCACCATTGGACTTTATTCCGCAGGTGTTGGTTACCTCGAAATGGAATACTGGAAACTGACGGAAAGCAGCCATGTCAAGAACGTCACCATAATGCATAATATGTTGGGTTTTGTAATTTCGTTATTACTGGCCTATCGCACCAATACTGCCTACGATCGTTGGTGGGAAGGACGAAAATTATGGGGCGGATTGGTCAACAATAGTCGGAATTTGTCTATAAAACTGGCTGCAATGCTAAAAGACGAACGCGACCGTAACTACTTTCGTACGATGATACCGGGATATGCCTCTATTTTAAACCGTCATTTAAAAAATGCCGACACCGGCAAACAGTTGGCTGAAGATTTCGACCTCAGCCTGGATCACAATAAGCACAAACCGAATCAGGTAGCGCGTATGCTTTTTAATAAAATCAACGAGTTGTACGATTCCAAAAAGATCACCGGCGACCAGTTAATCATCCTAAATAGCGAAATCCAGTCGTTTACCGAAATCTGCGGTGCCTGTGAACGGATTAAAAACACGCCTATTCCCTATTCATACAGTGCTTTTATCAAAAAGTTTATCTTTTTCTACGTGATGACACTTCCGTTTGGTTATGTATTTAGCCTTGGCTATTATGTCGTGCCGGTGGTGGTTTTTATTTTTTATGTATTAGCGAGTCTTGAATTGATTGCCGAAGAAATTGAAGATCCGTTTGGGGATGATGCCAACGATTTACCTACAGCCAAAATCGCCAGCAATATTAAAATCCATGTAGAAGAAATTCTATAA
- a CDS encoding AraC family transcriptional regulator, with protein MSLSRSLLPTPRLTQEKSLKTLVENRTIYSLNNCELNIFETYKTTEMVPLKFNDLVVTSMLRGKKVMHLFDEPGFVYLPGETVVVPSNVEMKIDFPEASPNNPTQCLALAIDQAKINETLQFLNERYPKDGDFWKLDHENYFFYNNIELATTISKLIKECMSTSITKDALADLTLQELLIRIIQTQTVKAIDTNTFLNNNSPIVPVVEYIRKNLQGNINLKDLSDKACMSSTSFYRFFKREMGMSPIEFILTEKIKQAKQLLKNPSLQINEVCFQSGFEDCNYFIRLFKKYEGITPKQYQLLYIS; from the coding sequence ATGAGTTTATCCAGATCCTTATTACCAACACCGCGTTTAACTCAGGAAAAGTCACTTAAGACTTTAGTTGAGAACAGAACCATTTACTCACTAAATAACTGCGAGTTAAATATTTTTGAAACGTACAAAACCACCGAGATGGTTCCGTTAAAATTTAACGACCTGGTGGTTACCAGTATGTTGCGCGGTAAAAAAGTAATGCATCTGTTTGACGAACCCGGTTTTGTATACCTGCCAGGCGAAACCGTAGTGGTTCCTTCCAATGTGGAAATGAAAATTGATTTCCCGGAAGCGTCTCCAAACAACCCGACACAATGTTTGGCGTTAGCTATTGATCAGGCAAAAATTAACGAGACGTTGCAGTTCCTGAACGAACGCTATCCCAAAGACGGCGATTTCTGGAAACTGGATCACGAAAATTATTTCTTTTATAACAATATCGAACTGGCCACCACCATCAGCAAACTGATCAAAGAATGCATGAGCACTTCGATAACCAAAGATGCTCTGGCCGACCTGACGTTACAGGAATTACTCATTCGCATTATTCAGACACAAACGGTAAAAGCGATCGACACCAACACTTTTCTAAATAACAACAGTCCTATTGTTCCTGTAGTGGAATATATCCGAAAAAACCTTCAGGGGAATATCAATTTAAAAGATTTAAGCGATAAAGCCTGTATGAGTAGCACTTCTTTTTATCGTTTTTTTAAACGCGAAATGGGCATGAGTCCAATCGAGTTTATCCTGACCGAAAAGATCAAACAAGCCAAACAGTTATTAAAAAATCCGTCACTACAAATCAATGAAGTTTGCTTCCAGTCGGGTTTTGAAGATTGCAATTATTTTATCCGACTGTTTAAAAAATACGAAGGAATCACTCCCAAACAATACCAACTTCTTTATATCAGCTAA
- a CDS encoding DUF779 domain-containing protein, producing MVARVAVTEAAIVLIEELKSRNGDLMFHQSGGCCDGSQPMCFPEGEFKLGYSDVCLGEVAGCPFWMSKDQFEYWQHTHLTLDVVVGRGASFSLEIPYGKRFIIHSRLFTDEERTNLEPLRYKEDE from the coding sequence ATGGTAGCACGAGTAGCTGTAACGGAAGCAGCAATAGTCTTAATAGAAGAATTAAAATCCCGTAATGGAGACCTGATGTTTCATCAGAGTGGTGGCTGTTGCGACGGATCACAGCCCATGTGTTTTCCGGAAGGAGAATTTAAACTGGGATATAGCGATGTTTGCCTAGGTGAAGTTGCCGGATGTCCGTTTTGGATGAGTAAAGATCAGTTTGAATACTGGCAACATACGCATTTAACGTTGGATGTGGTCGTAGGACGCGGCGCGAGTTTTTCATTGGAAATCCCGTATGGCAAGCGTTTTATTATTCATTCCCGTTTGTTTACGGACGAAGAGCGAACTAATCTGGAACCGTTGCGTTATAAGGAGGATGAATAA
- a CDS encoding aldehyde dehydrogenase family protein, with product MSNVIQRPQFKEKYDNFIGGKFVPPVKGEYFDNVSPIDGKVFAKAARSTKEDIDLALDAAHEAFKTWGKASPAYRSQVLNKIADIMEANLEYLATVETIDNGKAVRETLAADLPLCIDHFRYFAGVIRAEEGTISEHDENTVSICLHEPLGVVGQIIPWNFPLLMATWKIAPAIAAGNCTVVKAAEQTPVSILVLMDLIKDVVPPGVINIVNGFGIEAGKPLATSPRIAKVSFTGETTTGRLIMQYAAENIIPSTMELGGKSPNIFFKSVADADDAFFDKAVEGAVMFALNQGEICTCPSRMLVHEAIYDRFMAKVIERVKAIKIGHPLDKTVMMGAQASNDQYEKIQSYLKIGKEEGAEVLVGGNVNQLEGELSGGYYIEPTVFKGTNTMRIFQEEIFGPVVCVTTFKDTEEAIAIANDTLYGLGAGVWTRDAHELYQVPRAIQAGRVWVNNYHAYPAHAPFGGYKKSGFGRENHKMMLEHYRQTKNMLISYDKNKLGFF from the coding sequence ATGAGCAATGTAATTCAAAGACCACAATTTAAAGAAAAATATGATAATTTCATCGGAGGTAAATTTGTTCCTCCTGTAAAAGGCGAATACTTTGACAATGTATCCCCGATTGACGGAAAGGTATTTGCCAAAGCGGCCCGATCGACCAAAGAAGACATTGATCTGGCACTTGATGCAGCCCATGAAGCTTTTAAAACCTGGGGAAAAGCATCGCCCGCTTACAGAAGTCAGGTCTTAAATAAAATTGCCGATATTATGGAAGCCAATCTGGAATATCTGGCTACCGTAGAAACGATTGATAACGGTAAAGCGGTTCGCGAAACCCTGGCGGCCGATTTGCCTCTTTGTATTGATCACTTTCGCTATTTTGCCGGTGTAATCCGCGCCGAAGAAGGAACGATATCCGAACACGACGAGAATACTGTAAGCATTTGTCTGCACGAACCATTAGGAGTTGTTGGGCAAATTATCCCGTGGAATTTCCCATTGTTAATGGCCACCTGGAAAATTGCACCGGCTATTGCGGCAGGTAACTGTACCGTTGTAAAAGCAGCGGAGCAAACCCCGGTTTCGATTTTGGTGTTAATGGACCTGATTAAAGATGTCGTACCACCGGGAGTGATCAATATTGTAAACGGATTCGGAATTGAAGCCGGAAAACCATTGGCGACTTCGCCTCGTATTGCGAAAGTGTCTTTTACCGGAGAAACAACGACAGGTCGATTGATCATGCAGTATGCGGCGGAAAACATCATCCCGTCGACAATGGAGTTAGGAGGAAAGTCACCGAATATTTTCTTTAAATCCGTAGCCGATGCTGATGATGCCTTTTTTGATAAAGCGGTAGAAGGTGCGGTGATGTTTGCGTTAAACCAGGGCGAAATTTGTACGTGCCCGTCGCGTATGCTGGTACATGAAGCTATCTACGATCGTTTTATGGCGAAAGTAATTGAAAGGGTAAAAGCGATTAAAATTGGACATCCGTTGGATAAAACCGTGATGATGGGAGCGCAAGCCTCGAATGATCAGTATGAAAAAATCCAATCGTACCTAAAAATCGGAAAAGAAGAAGGTGCCGAAGTATTGGTTGGAGGTAATGTTAATCAGTTGGAAGGGGAACTTTCAGGAGGTTATTATATCGAACCAACCGTTTTTAAAGGAACGAATACAATGCGAATCTTCCAGGAAGAGATTTTTGGCCCGGTAGTTTGTGTGACGACATTTAAAGACACGGAAGAAGCGATTGCTATTGCCAACGATACACTATACGGATTAGGTGCCGGTGTCTGGACACGTGATGCGCATGAGTTGTATCAGGTTCCGAGAGCCATTCAGGCCGGAAGGGTTTGGGTAAATAATTATCATGCGTATCCGGCACATGCGCCGTTTGGTGGCTATAAAAAATCCGGATTCGGAAGAGAAAACCACAAAATGATGCTGGAACATTACCGTCAGACTAAAAACATGCTGATTTCATACGATAAAAATAAACTAGGATTCTTTTAA
- the pheT gene encoding phenylalanine--tRNA ligase subunit beta gives MRISYNWLKQFIKLDWNSEDTAALLTDLGLEVEGVDKYESLKGGLEGVVVGHVLTCIPHPNADRLRVTTVDLGEGTPVQIVCGAPNVAAGQKVAVATIGTKLYDKEGVAFEIKKGKIRGEESHGMICAEDELGLGEGHDGIMILAEDLKPGTPASKVFNIETDEVFEIGLTPNRADAMSHLGVARDLRAGLIQKNINHTELITPSVSKFKVEKRTLKIDIKVEDNKLAPRYCGVTISGITVKASPSWLQNRLKAIGLTPKNNVVDVTNYVLHELGQPLHAFDAAKIKGGKVTVKTVAAGTKFVTLDDVERTLHEEDLMICDDNGPMCIAGVFGGKNSGVTENTTAIFLESAYFNPISVRKTAKRHTLSTDASFRFERGIDPTITEYALKRAALLIQEVAGGEITSDVIDLYPKKIEDFSVLLNFNNVTKIIGQELSKETIKKILVSLDIKVNSVSDAGLGLTIPAYRVDVHREIDVIEEILRVYGYNNINFTPKLNASISNSSRTEDYKIQNIIANQLVSQGFNEMMANSLTSPEYVKLSEKLKEEFNVLMLNPLSNDLSAMRQSLLFSGLEAISFNINRKRSDLKLFEFGKSYHKLPSGYEENKHLTLFVTGNRLMESWITPQQPSDFFLFKGYITGILSRLGIEKTTTQPLDNDIFAEGTALSVGKDIIVELGTTKKSILKHFDIKQEVLFADFNWSAILKLLSTKIKFVEIPKYPEVRRDLALLLDQSVAFDQILTIAKQTEKSLLKDVNLFDVYEGNNLPEGKKSYAVSFTIQDNSKTLTDVQIDKIMQKLQANFEKELGATLR, from the coding sequence ATGCGTATATCATACAATTGGTTAAAACAATTCATAAAATTAGATTGGAATTCTGAAGACACCGCTGCTTTACTAACCGACTTAGGTCTGGAAGTAGAAGGCGTGGATAAGTATGAAAGTTTAAAAGGAGGACTTGAAGGTGTTGTTGTGGGTCATGTACTGACTTGCATTCCGCATCCAAATGCCGACCGATTACGGGTAACTACCGTTGATCTGGGCGAAGGTACTCCGGTACAGATTGTATGTGGTGCGCCGAATGTTGCTGCCGGACAAAAAGTGGCCGTAGCGACGATCGGGACCAAATTATACGACAAAGAAGGTGTTGCTTTCGAAATTAAAAAAGGGAAAATTCGCGGTGAGGAAAGTCACGGTATGATTTGTGCCGAAGACGAATTAGGTTTAGGCGAAGGCCACGACGGAATTATGATCCTTGCCGAGGATTTAAAACCAGGTACGCCGGCTTCTAAAGTTTTTAATATTGAAACGGATGAAGTTTTCGAAATCGGATTAACGCCAAACCGTGCCGATGCGATGAGTCATTTGGGTGTTGCCCGTGACCTGAGAGCCGGATTGATTCAGAAAAACATCAATCATACAGAATTGATCACACCTTCTGTGAGCAAATTTAAAGTTGAAAAACGTACCTTAAAAATCGACATTAAGGTCGAAGATAATAAACTGGCACCACGTTATTGCGGTGTTACCATTTCTGGTATTACGGTAAAAGCATCACCGTCATGGTTGCAAAACCGTTTGAAAGCAATCGGATTAACTCCGAAAAACAATGTCGTTGACGTTACCAATTATGTTCTACATGAACTGGGACAACCACTACATGCGTTTGACGCGGCAAAAATAAAGGGTGGTAAAGTAACCGTAAAAACGGTTGCAGCCGGTACCAAATTCGTTACGCTTGACGATGTAGAACGCACCTTACACGAAGAAGATTTAATGATTTGCGACGATAACGGTCCAATGTGTATTGCCGGTGTATTTGGCGGTAAAAACTCCGGTGTTACCGAAAACACAACTGCGATTTTCCTGGAAAGTGCTTATTTTAATCCGATTTCCGTTCGTAAAACAGCCAAACGTCATACGTTAAGCACTGATGCGTCGTTCCGTTTTGAAAGAGGTATCGATCCCACAATTACAGAATACGCCTTAAAACGTGCCGCTTTATTAATTCAGGAGGTTGCCGGTGGTGAAATCACTTCTGATGTAATTGACCTGTATCCGAAAAAGATCGAGGATTTTTCCGTGTTGTTAAATTTTAACAACGTAACCAAAATCATCGGACAGGAATTATCCAAAGAAACCATCAAAAAAATCCTGGTTTCGCTAGACATTAAAGTAAACAGTGTATCCGATGCCGGTTTGGGATTAACGATTCCTGCTTACCGTGTGGATGTACATCGTGAGATTGATGTAATTGAGGAAATCCTACGGGTTTATGGCTACAACAACATTAATTTTACACCAAAATTAAACGCTTCGATTTCGAATTCGTCCCGTACGGAAGATTATAAAATTCAGAATATTATTGCCAACCAATTGGTTTCACAAGGCTTTAATGAAATGATGGCCAATTCACTAACGTCTCCGGAGTATGTAAAATTGTCTGAAAAATTAAAAGAAGAATTTAATGTATTAATGTTAAATCCTTTGAGTAATGACCTTTCCGCTATGCGTCAGTCGTTACTTTTCAGCGGATTGGAAGCCATTTCGTTTAACATCAACAGAAAACGCAGCGACTTGAAATTATTTGAATTCGGAAAAAGTTATCATAAATTACCATCCGGTTATGAAGAAAACAAACACCTAACCCTGTTTGTTACCGGAAACCGATTAATGGAAAGCTGGATCACTCCGCAACAACCTTCGGATTTCTTCTTATTTAAAGGCTATATAACCGGTATTCTTTCCCGTTTAGGAATTGAGAAAACCACTACACAACCTTTGGATAATGATATTTTTGCAGAAGGTACCGCGCTATCGGTTGGAAAAGATATTATCGTAGAATTGGGTACGACTAAAAAATCGATTTTAAAACATTTCGACATCAAACAGGAGGTTTTATTTGCCGATTTTAACTGGAGTGCTATCTTAAAATTACTATCCACTAAGATCAAGTTTGTGGAAATCCCGAAATATCCGGAAGTACGTCGTGATTTAGCGTTATTACTGGATCAGTCCGTTGCTTTTGATCAAATCCTGACAATCGCTAAACAGACTGAAAAATCGCTTTTAAAAGACGTTAATTTATTTGACGTATACGAAGGTAACAACTTACCGGAAGGTAAAAAATCGTACGCTGTAAGCTTTACGATTCAGGATAATTCCAAAACCCTAACCGATGTTCAGATCGATAAAATTATGCAAAAATTACAAGCCAATTTCGAAAAGGAATTGGGCGCTACTTTGCGATAA
- a CDS encoding HAD domain-containing protein — MKIFLDIDGVMVHANPQRKVDMAQDGFYQFNTIAVAILNEIIGKVKKVELILSTSHRFRFPVLEWIEIFKRRKIYADTISILDIPQEERFTRKTEIVNWMNKCKYSPEEVLIIDDDKSLNGLPQNLKERLVLTNPYTGLNSTSYSDLDRILK, encoded by the coding sequence ATGAAAATTTTTCTCGACATCGACGGGGTAATGGTACATGCGAATCCGCAAAGAAAAGTGGATATGGCACAGGATGGTTTTTATCAATTCAATACAATAGCAGTTGCGATATTAAATGAGATTATCGGTAAAGTAAAAAAAGTAGAATTGATTTTATCGACGTCACATCGCTTTCGTTTTCCTGTTTTAGAATGGATAGAAATCTTTAAAAGAAGAAAGATATATGCCGATACGATTTCTATTTTAGATATTCCGCAGGAAGAAAGATTTACAAGAAAAACCGAAATTGTAAATTGGATGAATAAATGTAAGTATAGTCCGGAAGAAGTACTTATTATTGACGATGACAAATCGTTAAACGGATTACCTCAAAACTTAAAAGAAAGATTAGTACTGACCAATCCTTATACCGGTTTAAATAGCACCAGTTACAGTGATTTGGACAGAATTCTAAAATAA
- a CDS encoding fasciclin domain-containing protein yields MKTSKILSVAFVACALFFGTASFAQKEKTVTVGGAPMYPSKNIIENAVNSKDHTTLVAAVKAAGLVETLESKGPFTVFAPTNAAFAKLPKGTVETLLKPENIKQLQTILTYHVVAGKMNAADVDKAIKAGKGKATLKTVSGGTLTAWMKGKDLYITDENGKSAKVTIADVNQSNGVIHVVDAVLLPKS; encoded by the coding sequence ATGAAAACTTCAAAAATTTTATCCGTAGCTTTTGTGGCTTGCGCATTATTCTTCGGAACAGCATCTTTTGCACAAAAAGAAAAAACCGTAACCGTAGGAGGTGCTCCGATGTACCCTTCCAAAAACATCATTGAAAATGCAGTAAACTCAAAAGATCATACCACATTAGTAGCCGCTGTTAAAGCCGCCGGATTGGTAGAAACATTGGAATCAAAAGGGCCTTTTACGGTATTTGCGCCAACCAATGCAGCCTTTGCCAAACTACCAAAAGGAACCGTGGAAACACTTTTAAAACCCGAAAATATAAAACAACTGCAAACCATTCTGACCTATCATGTTGTGGCGGGAAAAATGAATGCTGCTGATGTGGATAAAGCCATTAAAGCCGGAAAAGGAAAAGCCACGCTAAAAACCGTTAGTGGAGGAACGTTAACGGCCTGGATGAAAGGAAAAGATCTGTATATAACGGATGAAAACGGTAAAAGCGCAAAAGTGACTATTGCCGATGTGAATCAGTCCAATGGAGTAATCCATGTTGTAGATGCGGTTTTATTACCGAAATCATAA
- the rpsA gene encoding 30S ribosomal protein S1 yields the protein MSEQTKTQDEFLANFNWHNFEEGIDAVDEKNLQEFEDLVAKTFISTDAEEVVEGVVVRITERDAIVDINAKSEGVISLNEFRYNPNLKVGDKVEVLIDVREDKSGQLVLSHKKARTIKAWDRVIAANESGEIVNGFVKCRTKGGMIVDVFGIEAFLPGSQIDVKPIRDYDQYVNKTMEFKVVKINHEFKNVVVSHKALIEADIEVQKKEIIGQLEKGQVLEGVVKNITSYGVFIDLGGVDGLIHITDLSWSRINHPSEVLELDQKLNVVILDFDDEKTRIQLGLKQLNAHPWDALNPDLKVGDKVKGKVVVIADYGAFIEVAEGVEGLIHVSEMSWSTHLRSAQDFVKVGDEVEAVILTLDREDRKMSLGIKQLSQDPWTDITAKYPVGSKHTGIVRNFTNFGIFVELEEGIDGLVYISDLSWTKKIKHPSEFVNVGDKLDVVVLELDVEGRKLSLGHKQTTANPWDQYEDAFAVGTIHNGTISEIVDKGATVEFGDDIVAFIPTRHLEKEDGKKLKKGDVADFKVIEFNKEFKRVVASHTAIFREEEEKNVKTAEATMTSTNNAEKTTLGDIDALAELKAKMEKGE from the coding sequence ATGTCTGAACAAACAAAAACACAAGACGAGTTTTTAGCGAATTTTAACTGGCATAACTTCGAAGAAGGTATTGATGCTGTTGACGAAAAAAACTTACAAGAATTTGAAGATTTAGTAGCAAAAACTTTTATCTCTACTGACGCTGAGGAAGTAGTAGAAGGAGTAGTAGTAAGAATTACTGAAAGAGATGCTATCGTTGACATCAACGCTAAATCTGAGGGTGTAATTTCATTAAATGAATTCCGTTACAACCCGAACTTAAAAGTAGGTGACAAAGTAGAAGTATTGATTGACGTTCGTGAAGACAAATCAGGTCAGTTAGTATTATCTCACAAAAAAGCACGTACCATCAAAGCTTGGGACAGAGTTATCGCTGCTAACGAATCAGGTGAAATTGTTAACGGTTTCGTTAAATGTAGAACTAAAGGTGGTATGATCGTTGACGTATTCGGAATCGAGGCATTCTTACCAGGATCTCAAATCGACGTGAAACCAATCCGTGACTACGATCAGTATGTGAACAAAACAATGGAATTCAAAGTTGTTAAAATTAACCACGAATTCAAAAACGTTGTTGTATCGCACAAAGCGCTTATCGAAGCAGATATCGAAGTACAGAAAAAAGAAATTATCGGTCAGTTAGAAAAAGGACAGGTGTTAGAAGGAGTTGTGAAAAACATCACTTCTTACGGTGTATTCATTGACTTAGGAGGTGTAGACGGATTAATCCACATCACTGACTTATCTTGGAGCCGTATCAACCACCCAAGTGAAGTATTGGAATTAGACCAGAAATTAAACGTTGTAATCCTTGATTTCGATGATGAGAAAACAAGAATTCAATTAGGTTTAAAACAATTAAACGCACACCCATGGGACGCTTTAAATCCAGACTTAAAAGTTGGTGATAAAGTAAAAGGTAAAGTAGTTGTAATCGCTGATTACGGTGCATTTATCGAAGTTGCAGAAGGTGTTGAAGGTTTAATCCACGTTTCTGAAATGTCTTGGTCTACACACTTACGTTCGGCTCAGGACTTCGTAAAAGTTGGAGATGAGGTAGAAGCTGTAATCCTTACATTAGACAGAGAAGACAGAAAAATGTCTTTAGGTATCAAACAATTATCGCAAGATCCTTGGACGGATATCACTGCTAAATACCCTGTAGGTTCTAAACACACAGGAATCGTTAGAAACTTCACTAACTTCGGTATTTTCGTAGAGTTAGAAGAAGGAATCGACGGATTAGTATATATTTCTGACCTTTCCTGGACTAAGAAAATCAAACACCCATCTGAATTTGTTAACGTAGGTGATAAATTAGATGTAGTAGTATTAGAATTGGATGTTGAAGGACGTAAATTATCGTTAGGTCACAAACAAACAACTGCTAATCCTTGGGATCAGTATGAGGATGCTTTCGCTGTTGGAACAATCCACAACGGAACAATCTCTGAAATCGTTGACAAAGGAGCTACGGTAGAATTTGGTGATGATATCGTTGCTTTCATTCCTACACGTCACTTAGAAAAAGAAGACGGAAAGAAATTGAAAAAAGGTGATGTAGCTGACTTCAAAGTAATTGAATTCAACAAAGAATTCAAAAGAGTAGTAGCCTCTCACACAGCTATCTTCCGTGAAGAAGAAGAGAAAAATGTGAAAACTGCTGAAGCAACTATGACATCGACTAATAATGCTGAAAAAACAACATTAGGAGATATCGATGCATTAGCTGAATTAAAAGCTAAAATGGAAAAAGGAGAGTAA
- a CDS encoding nucleoside permease: protein MTIKNRLILMNFFQFFVWGAWLITIANYWFGTKNWEGTQFGLVFGTMGIASLFMPTLTGIIADRWVNAERLYGILHILYAGVLFSLPQVATPTTFIYVMLLAMCFYMPTISLSNSISYTALKQNSNDVVKDFPPIRVFGTIGFIVAMWITNLTGNKATEYQFYIAGIAALILGLYAFTLPKCKPQRLISENASLSETLGLEAFKLFANYKMALFFIFSMFLGGALQLTNAYGDVFLDEFKHFPKYANSFVVEYSTIIMSISQISETLFILAIPFFLKRFGIKQVMLISMLAWVLRFGLFAFGDPVTGLWMIVMSCIVYGMAFDFFNISGSLFVETNTSAKNRSSAQGLFMMMTNGFGAVLGSFTSGWAIDKYFTKSFSNTTDLAAYLQTEPTNGLMNEFVKGHGVEISADGLFSNPIFMKDWHHIWLTFAAYALIIAIAFALMFKHKHDPKDVQNIGH from the coding sequence ATGACTATAAAAAATCGTCTTATCCTGATGAACTTCTTCCAATTCTTTGTTTGGGGGGCGTGGCTTATCACCATAGCAAATTATTGGTTTGGAACTAAAAACTGGGAAGGAACCCAATTTGGTTTGGTTTTCGGAACCATGGGAATTGCTTCTTTATTTATGCCAACACTAACGGGGATCATTGCCGACAGATGGGTGAATGCGGAAAGATTATACGGGATATTGCATATATTATACGCAGGGGTATTGTTTTCGTTACCACAGGTAGCTACACCAACGACTTTTATTTATGTGATGCTTTTGGCGATGTGTTTTTACATGCCAACCATTTCGTTATCCAATTCCATTTCCTATACGGCTTTAAAGCAAAACAGTAATGATGTGGTAAAAGATTTCCCGCCCATCCGTGTTTTCGGAACGATTGGATTTATTGTAGCGATGTGGATTACCAATCTTACCGGAAATAAAGCAACCGAATACCAGTTTTATATTGCCGGTATTGCAGCATTAATTCTGGGATTATACGCTTTTACATTACCAAAGTGTAAGCCACAGCGATTAATTAGTGAGAATGCTTCTTTATCGGAAACCTTAGGATTGGAAGCCTTTAAATTGTTCGCCAACTATAAAATGGCATTGTTCTTTATCTTTTCCATGTTTTTAGGCGGCGCTTTACAGTTAACGAATGCCTATGGTGATGTGTTTTTAGATGAATTCAAACATTTTCCAAAATACGCCAATTCGTTTGTAGTAGAATATTCTACCATTATCATGTCGATTTCACAGATCTCGGAAACCTTGTTTATTTTGGCAATTCCGTTTTTTTTAAAACGATTCGGAATCAAACAGGTAATGTTGATCAGTATGTTGGCCTGGGTATTGCGTTTTGGATTATTTGCCTTTGGTGATCCGGTAACCGGTTTGTGGATGATTGTGATGTCGTGTATCGTTTACGGTATGGCCTTCGATTTCTTTAATATTTCGGGATCGCTATTTGTAGAAACCAACACCAGTGCTAAAAACCGTTCGTCGGCTCAGGGATTGTTTATGATGATGACCAATGGTTTCGGAGCGGTATTGGGTAGTTTTACTTCCGGATGGGCAATTGATAAATATTTTACCAAATCGTTTTCAAACACTACAGACTTAGCTGCGTATTTACAAACGGAACCAACCAACGGATTAATGAATGAATTTGTAAAAGGACATGGCGTAGAAATTTCGGCAGATGGACTTTTCAGTAATCCGATTTTTATGAAAGACTGGCATCATATCTGGCTGACATTTGCAGCTTACGCACTGATTATCGCTATTGCTTTCGCACTGATGTTTAAACACAAACACGATCCGAAAGACGTACAAAATATAGGACATTAA